GACGCAGAGTCCGCATCAACTGAACTGCTGTCGCCTTGAGGACATCCATCTTGTCGCCCTGCATCGATGTCGAGCGATCCAACACAAGGCAAAGATTCAGAGGTGGAGCGGGAAGGCTCCCGGATTGTTTTTCCGAAGGTTCGATCTCCAGCAGGATGTAAAGAAGCTGGTCCTCCTTGATCTGCACAAGACTTGGGCGGCTGTAGTAAACCTCGTGACGGATGAATTTATTCGCGACAGGGACTTCAGGCGGGAGGGTGGCATCGTATTGCGCCCGCCGTTTTGGATTGGAAAGCACCTCATACGCCTGTTGGACGCTGAGGAATATTTCGGTTTCGCCGGCCGCCACGTTCTTATCCGGATGCAATCGCTGAGCCGCCTCGAGATAGGCGCGTCGAATCTCCTCCTGTGTGGCATCACGCAAGACCCCAAGCGTGACGTAATGATCGGGCTGGCTGGCGGACATGTCGGAAGTTATCCTACGATTTGAGCAAGAATCACCGTAATATTATCCGGCCCCCCCGCGGCATTCGCAGCCTCGACCATGCTCTGGCAGGCGCGGTGCAAGTTGGGCGACTCGTTGACGATGCGAACGACATCCTTTTCGTTAACCACACCCCACAACCCATCGCTGCATATCATGAGGTAGCCCGGCTGCGGGAACGGGATGGTGAAGATATCCGCTTCAAGAGTCTCACCCTGGCCCAGCGCGCGGATCAAGACATTGCGATGAGGGAAGCTATCCACCTCATCCTTGCTGAGATGCCCAAGTTCCTCGAGCCGCTTGACGAGCGAATGATCACGGGTGAGCGAATCCAACCTGCCATCAGGATATATCGCATACGCGCGGCTATCGCCCACGTGCCCCAGGGTAATTTGATGGCCAAGCACGAGCGCGGCTGTAACTGTCGTCCCGGAACCCGGCGCTTCTCTCTGGATGTATTGATGCGCCTCCATGATGGAGGATTCCATGACCTCTTGCAGGGATTCCTGAAGCGATTGCGCAGGAAGTTTATACAAATACGAGTGAAACTTATTGACAATATTGCCGCCGACGATTCGGACAGCCGCGTTGCTTGCCACTTCGCCAAACTGATGCCCGCCCATTCCATCGGCAACGATATACAGACCAAATGGTATGCTCTCGGGGCTCCCGGAGATCGTGGTGGTGAGCGCAAGCAGGCTGTCTTCATTGTGATCGCGTTGTTTACCGACGGATTGTCCGACGCTTGCCACCAACTGCCGAATCTCATAGCGGGGAGCCTGGCTGGAGATGATCGACTGAATCTGCTGGTCGGTCAACGGGGCCGTGGTGACGGCATCTGCTTGCCGGGGTTTTGTATCCTCTTTTGAGCCAAATAACTTTCGGAATAAATCAGCCACAAGTTCTCCTTTTAGGCGAAAAGCACGTAACCATTCAAGCAAATAACGCGTAAACATGATGGTCCGTCGAACCGAAATACACAATATCGTCAAAAACGACGGGCGAGCCGGTGATCGGGCCGTTGGTCTCGAATTTCCAGCGAAGGCGGCCCGTGCGGTACTCAAGGCAGTACATATTTCCGTCTACAGAACCAATATAGAGGGAATCCTTGTAAATCGCCGGGGAGCTGCTTATCTGGTTGTCTGTTTTATAGCGCCAGACTTCCTTCGCCGTGCGCACATCGACGCAATAGACAAAGCCGTCTGCTGCGCCGATGAAGATGAACTCGTCAGCGATCGCAGGCGAAGAAATCGTCCCCTTTCCAAGGCGGAACTTCCAAATCGCCCAACCGCTCTTGGCATCCAGGGCATAGAGGGTACCATCGAGTGAGGCGGCATAAATCGCCTGTCCTTTATTGACCGGGGAGGAGGTCAAGGCGCGTTTCGCCTGGAATCGCCATTTCATCGCGCCGCGAAAATCGAGGCTGTAGAATGAGCCGCTTTCCGTCCCAAAGTAGATCATCTCGTTTGCGATCAAAGGTGTGGAATGGATCGGGCTGTCGGTGGAGAATTTCCAGACCGGCCTGCCGCTATTGACATTGACCGCATGCAGGTCATTATCGTCGGATCCGAAGAAGACATGTCCGTCCGAGATGCGCGGTGAGGAGTAGATCCTGCCATCAGTGTAATACGTCCACAAGAGTTTGCCCGAGCGCGCTCCAATGACGTGCAGCCGTTGATCTTCCGAACAGAAAAAGACGTTGTTCTCATAGACTAACGGGCGGGAGACAATCCCGCCATCCGTCGGATACTTCCACTGGAACTTGCCGTCAGCAGCGTTCAAGGCGTAGAGGTTGTTATCATAACAACCAACGTACAATATGCCCTGGTGCAGGGTCGGTGTTCCGCGGATCTCATCCTCGCATTTGAAATCCCATACGGGTTTTACCCCACTGCTGACAGGCGTGGGCAGCGCGGTGGAAGTCAGTTTTTCAAGAACGCCGGTTTTTCGCGCGACACCCATCAGCGCGTCCTTCATCGCATCGGCGGTTTGAAATCGTTCTGTGGGATTGTATTGCAAGGCTGTGTTCACAACCGCTTCAAGTTCGATGGAAGTATTCGGGTTGATCCTGCGTACAGGCCGCTCGGCGAATGTGAAGGGAGGCTCCAAACGCGGATCGCGGCGGGTAAGGACGTGGTGCAGGGTCGCGCCAAGGGCGTAGATATCCGCGAGAGGAGTGGCATCGCCGCGATACTGCTCGGGCGGAGAATAACCCTCGGTGCCTATCATTGTGCCTTTTATGCCCGTCTGAAAAGTTTTAGCGATGCCGAAATCCACAAGGACCACGTCCCCGTTGTGGTTGATGATCACATTGGACGGTTTCATATCCCTGAAAATGATCGGTTCCGGTTTGTGGTTGTGCAGATAAGCAAGCACGTCACACAGCTGGATCGCCCAATTAATGACCTGGTCCTCCAGCAGGAAGCCGTCCGCATCGTTGATGACCGCCTCCAGATCCCTGCCTTGAATGAATTCAAGCACGAGATAGGAACGATCGTCGTGGGAGAAATAATCGTAGATCCGCGGTATGGAAGGATGGTGGAGAGTGGCAAGCAGATTCGCCTCGCGTTCGAAATTCTGCACGATCGTCTGGCGCACGAGCAGATCCGGCGCCATATTGATCATCTCCTTCACCGCCACCAGTTTCACCACATTCGGGAAGTGCATATCCCGGGCGCGATAAACCGAGCCCATGCCGCCAATCCCGATCACCTCCTGAATGGAATATCGGTTGACCAGCGTCACACCGGCCAGCAATTGCTTGCGCCCCGGCTGATCACCCGAACCCGAACCATAAGGACCGATGGGAGATGTGATGTTTCT
This portion of the Anaerolineales bacterium genome encodes:
- a CDS encoding serine/threonine-protein phosphatase, translating into MADLFRKLFGSKEDTKPRQADAVTTAPLTDQQIQSIISSQAPRYEIRQLVASVGQSVGKQRDHNEDSLLALTTTISGSPESIPFGLYIVADGMGGHQFGEVASNAAVRIVGGNIVNKFHSYLYKLPAQSLQESLQEVMESSIMEAHQYIQREAPGSGTTVTAALVLGHQITLGHVGDSRAYAIYPDGRLDSLTRDHSLVKRLEELGHLSKDEVDSFPHRNVLIRALGQGETLEADIFTIPFPQPGYLMICSDGLWGVVNEKDVVRIVNESPNLHRACQSMVEAANAAGGPDNITVILAQIVG
- a CDS encoding serine/threonine-protein kinase; protein product: METRNITSPIGPYGSGSGDQPGRKQLLAGVTLVNRYSIQEVIGIGGMGSVYRARDMHFPNVVKLVAVKEMINMAPDLLVRQTIVQNFEREANLLATLHHPSIPRIYDYFSHDDRSYLVLEFIQGRDLEAVINDADGFLLEDQVINWAIQLCDVLAYLHNHKPEPIIFRDMKPSNVIINHNGDVVLVDFGIAKTFQTGIKGTMIGTEGYSPPEQYRGDATPLADIYALGATLHHVLTRRDPRLEPPFTFAERPVRRINPNTSIELEAVVNTALQYNPTERFQTADAMKDALMGVARKTGVLEKLTSTALPTPVSSGVKPVWDFKCEDEIRGTPTLHQGILYVGCYDNNLYALNAADGKFQWKYPTDGGIVSRPLVYENNVFFCSEDQRLHVIGARSGKLLWTYYTDGRIYSSPRISDGHVFFGSDDNDLHAVNVNSGRPVWKFSTDSPIHSTPLIANEMIYFGTESGSFYSLDFRGAMKWRFQAKRALTSSPVNKGQAIYAASLDGTLYALDAKSGWAIWKFRLGKGTISSPAIADEFIFIGAADGFVYCVDVRTAKEVWRYKTDNQISSSPAIYKDSLYIGSVDGNMYCLEYRTGRLRWKFETNGPITGSPVVFDDIVYFGSTDHHVYALFA